In a single window of the Dreissena polymorpha isolate Duluth1 chromosome 3, UMN_Dpol_1.0, whole genome shotgun sequence genome:
- the LOC127875082 gene encoding uncharacterized protein LOC127875082: MPAQVVHSVAGIRLQKPALCLSLFFWLLPQQILGSYYVSLPRSLIPGYPLDISVQITNAPSPVLIEASLFELGQSTPVSRTINTVQSGHPQRMQIHVGILTFLLIKWLVLYVSRATALFLLYKALITQTLNTNSK; encoded by the exons ATGCCAGCACAAGTCGTTCACAGTGTGGCAGGAATCag ACTGCAAAAGCCAGCGCTATGTTTGTCGCTGTTTTTCTGGTTACTGCCGCAACAAATATTGGG GTCATACTATGTGTCACTTCCACGTTCCTTAATTCCGGGATACCCGCTGGATATCTCCGTCCAGATCACCAATGCTCCCTCGCCTGTCCTCATCGAAGCTTCGCTTTTTGAATTAGGACAATCTACGCCTGTGTCGCGAACAATTAATACCGTTCAGTCTG GGCATCCACAACGAATGCAGATACATGTGGGTATACttacatttttattgataaaGTGGTTGGTATTATACGTGAGTCGGGCCACTGCCCTGTTTCTTTTATATAAGGCTCTTATTACACAGACATTGAACACAAATTCAAAATAG